The following are encoded in a window of Verrucomicrobiia bacterium genomic DNA:
- a CDS encoding tyrosine-type recombinase/integrase: MRHFKSTRTENKKEAEQICRAWAKAALHGDQLNSDRAREIIADGVASIMLVSGKTLPQETINGWCKRWLATKELETEAGSHTRYCYGIQAFLDHIGTAAEKNIESLNSDAILRFRDACAESVSVGTANTNLRIVRACLNGAVQHGYISRNPAAPIKPLKEAGTNRREMTLPEIRKVLLTCEDSLWRGLVLTGLYTGQRLGDCARLTWQQVDLSEKSIWFVTKKTGKRLSMHLAEPLADYLSRLPSSDDSRTYVFPRFAEMAEENTAKLSKAFAEEILIPAGLMLPRPKHHASSGKGRKAKRQVNEITFHSLRHSLVTMLKASGASNALAQLIVGHDSAAVSNRYTHLSAADTVAAIQNLPDVTKVESK; the protein is encoded by the coding sequence GTGAGACACTTCAAATCCACTAGAACGGAAAACAAAAAGGAAGCCGAGCAGATTTGTCGTGCGTGGGCAAAGGCAGCCCTCCACGGGGATCAGCTCAACTCCGATCGAGCTCGGGAAATTATCGCCGACGGTGTCGCTTCAATTATGTTGGTTTCCGGCAAAACGCTGCCCCAAGAGACCATCAATGGCTGGTGCAAACGATGGCTGGCCACAAAGGAGCTTGAGACAGAAGCGGGGAGCCACACGCGGTACTGTTACGGCATTCAGGCCTTCCTGGATCACATCGGAACCGCAGCCGAAAAAAACATCGAAAGCCTCAACTCAGACGCGATCTTGCGGTTTCGTGACGCGTGTGCTGAATCGGTCTCTGTTGGCACTGCGAATACCAACCTTCGAATCGTTCGCGCCTGCTTAAACGGCGCGGTCCAACATGGATACATCAGCAGAAATCCCGCAGCTCCGATCAAACCACTGAAAGAAGCGGGCACCAACCGGCGGGAAATGACCCTTCCGGAGATTCGCAAGGTTCTGTTGACCTGTGAAGACTCACTTTGGCGGGGCCTTGTTCTGACAGGTCTTTATACCGGGCAGCGGCTCGGCGATTGCGCCCGGCTCACCTGGCAACAGGTTGATTTATCCGAAAAGTCAATTTGGTTTGTCACGAAGAAGACTGGTAAACGCCTCTCGATGCATTTGGCAGAACCCTTAGCCGATTACCTAAGCCGCCTGCCCTCATCAGACGATTCTCGCACGTACGTATTCCCGCGGTTCGCTGAAATGGCGGAAGAGAACACAGCTAAATTAAGCAAAGCTTTCGCGGAGGAGATTCTCATCCCGGCTGGCCTGATGTTGCCGCGACCCAAGCACCACGCGTCCTCCGGCAAAGGCCGAAAAGCGAAGCGTCAGGTGAACGAAATTACCTTCCACAGCCTTCGCCATAGCCTTGTGACGATGCTAAAGGCATCAGGCGCCAGCAACGCTTTGGCGCAGTTGATCGTAGGCCATGACTCTGCCGCGGTGAGCAATCGCTATACCCACCTATCCGCGGCAGACACTGTTGCAGCGATTCAAAACTTGCCGGACGTAACCAAAGTCGAATCAAAATAG
- a CDS encoding phage integrase SAM-like domain-containing protein, whose product MQNSEAIPLTQNLTRELLQALAEAGRIASMMLGTSAPPIQTRSDFSLTVAEAVNEFLRAKARAGRSDRYLRTLRVTLKSFAKGRFSKPLSEVTVSDVEAWLESQNWSARTQKGYLSDVRTLFNFAIKRGLVNQNPAAAVELPDWEEAPKSLHLPGQVKTVLEFSRSYDPNICRSLAVRYFSGLRSAEIERIEEEDIKAEFIEVTAAKSKTRRRRLVPIQPNLKAWLQLGGELPLHDVNNRMRWFTAALKKRHGIDWPHNVTRHSWCSYHLAHFRNAAETALQAGHTEQMLFQHYRELVTPDQAKEFWAIAPG is encoded by the coding sequence TTGCAAAATTCAGAGGCGATTCCCCTAACACAAAACCTGACGCGGGAGCTCCTGCAGGCGCTTGCCGAGGCCGGCCGAATTGCATCGATGATGCTCGGAACTTCGGCCCCACCGATTCAAACCCGTTCGGATTTTTCCCTGACCGTTGCCGAGGCCGTAAACGAATTTCTTCGCGCGAAGGCGCGGGCCGGCCGCTCCGATCGTTACCTGCGAACGCTTCGCGTGACTCTCAAAAGTTTCGCAAAAGGCCGATTCTCAAAACCGCTTAGCGAAGTCACCGTCAGCGACGTCGAGGCCTGGCTTGAATCACAGAACTGGTCTGCTCGGACACAGAAGGGATACCTGTCAGACGTTCGCACGCTCTTCAATTTTGCGATCAAGCGAGGCTTGGTGAATCAGAATCCGGCTGCCGCGGTGGAATTGCCCGACTGGGAGGAAGCGCCGAAGTCGTTGCATTTGCCTGGCCAGGTCAAAACGGTTTTGGAATTTTCCAGGTCGTACGATCCAAACATCTGCAGGTCGCTTGCAGTCCGCTACTTCTCAGGCCTGCGATCGGCCGAGATCGAGCGCATCGAGGAGGAAGACATCAAGGCGGAGTTCATCGAGGTTACGGCCGCGAAAAGCAAAACGCGGCGCCGTAGATTAGTTCCGATCCAGCCGAATCTGAAAGCGTGGCTGCAGCTCGGGGGCGAATTGCCGTTGCACGACGTGAACAATCGCATGCGATGGTTCACTGCGGCGTTGAAGAAAAGGCATGGCATCGACTGGCCGCACAACGTTACCCGCCATTCCTGGTGCAGCTATCACCTGGCGCATTTCCGGAACGCGGCCGAAACCGCTCTGCAGGCCGGCCACACGGAACAAATGCTCTTCCAGCATTACCGCGAGTTGGTGACGCCTGACCAGGCGAAGGAGTTCTGGGCGATCGCGCCAGGCTAA